The Blautia pseudococcoides genome segment ATTCTCCTCCTAACGTAATCCTTTATCTCCCCGGCAAGATACAAAGATCCCACAACAAACAGCAGACCGTCCCCCTTCAGGGCGTATGCCTTCTCAAAAGCCTCTCCCGAATCCGGCACTGCCAGTACATTGCTGCATCCGTTTGCTTTAAAAAGCTTTGCAAGCTCCACGGATGACTGCTTTCTGCTGCCCCATATCTCCGTTGTCACCACATTGGCAAAAGTCAGGCCGCCGCACACCCTGCGGATCATATCCGCATAGTCCTTGTCCGAAACCGTTGTAAACAGAAGGCTTATAGAATACTCTTTTTGAAAATGCCGGACTGTCCCCACAAACTGGGCAACCCCGTCCTCATTATGGGCACCGTCCACGATCACGCCCGGAAGTATAGTCTCCATTCTGCCCTGCCATCTGGTATGCTTAAGACCTGTTTCCAGAGTTTCCTTCTCTATCCTGTGGATATCCTTCAGGACACCCATTGTCTCCACTGCCAGTGAGGCATTCATCATCTGGTATTCTGCAATAAACGGGACAAACAGTTCTGTGGTCCCGTAAACACCGGAATCAAAGGTAAAACCGATTCCTTTTGGCGTATAGGACAAAAGCTTCTGGCTCCCTGCTTTCACCTCATAGCAGGGGCACCCCAGTTCCTTTGCGCGCCTGCGTATCACAGCGGCTGCTGTCTCATTGTTCGCGTCAAAGATAACCGGCACGCCTTTCTTGATAATGCCTGCCTTTTCGCCGGCTATTTTGTCTATGGTATCTCCCAGATATTCCACATGGTCCAGACTGATTGATGTGATGACACAGGCCAATGGATTCAAAATGGAGTTGGTAGCATCAAGTCTTCCCCCAAGGCCGGTCTCAAGTACAACCATATCAACATCCTCATCATCAAAGATCAGCATTCCCATGAGAAACAGGAACTCAAAATACGTGGGGTGATAATCCCCCTGCTCCACCAGGCGGTCGGACAGCTCCTTCACCCTGAGAAAAGTTTCCAGAAATTTTTCATCTGAGACCATCTGCTCATTGATCTGAAATCTCTCATTGATCTTCATCAGATGCGGGGATGTAAAAAGTCCGCATTTGTAACCGCCTTCCTCCAGCATGGTGGACAGAAAAGCACAGACGCTTCCCTTTCCGTTGGTTCCTGCCACATGGATCATCTTTCTATTCTTATGGGGACTGCCCAGCATGTCCAGGCATTTCCTGGTGTGTTCCAATTTATTTTTCTTTGTAAATTTAGGAATTTCTTCAATGTATGCTGCTGCTTCTTCATAAGTAAACAAAAACTTTTCCTTCTTTCCGTCTTTGGTAAGCCTTATGATAACTATATAGGAAAGTCACCACTTCCCTTTATAAGGA includes the following:
- a CDS encoding bifunctional folylpolyglutamate synthase/dihydrofolate synthase, which codes for MFTYEEAAAYIEEIPKFTKKNKLEHTRKCLDMLGSPHKNRKMIHVAGTNGKGSVCAFLSTMLEEGGYKCGLFTSPHLMKINERFQINEQMVSDEKFLETFLRVKELSDRLVEQGDYHPTYFEFLFLMGMLIFDDEDVDMVVLETGLGGRLDATNSILNPLACVITSISLDHVEYLGDTIDKIAGEKAGIIKKGVPVIFDANNETAAAVIRRRAKELGCPCYEVKAGSQKLLSYTPKGIGFTFDSGVYGTTELFVPFIAEYQMMNASLAVETMGVLKDIHRIEKETLETGLKHTRWQGRMETILPGVIVDGAHNEDGVAQFVGTVRHFQKEYSISLLFTTVSDKDYADMIRRVCGGLTFANVVTTEIWGSRKQSSVELAKLFKANGCSNVLAVPDSGEAFEKAYALKGDGLLFVVGSLYLAGEIKDYVRRRMND